One stretch of Eggerthella lenta DSM 2243 DNA includes these proteins:
- a CDS encoding ABC transporter ATP-binding protein, producing the protein MITLIKTVRTVAGDKAKTLVLPIALSCADSLLHMGMFAVMIAAIINLVAGAFNAELLAFYSGALVVLFVVRAALYVTNYAQTQFRGADITADLRLSIGNHLRRLNLGYFDKNSIGQLASVLTTDVSDFEQTITTSLASFFKVVCFSVLACAFAFAINWLYGLIILAIVVASLPLARLGGRAASKGGVRYRESVHAVISRIIEYINGIKTFKLYNLTGRRFERLDRSFADLKRESIRMELSIMPFSVLFSVATSLIVPLGLVAGTLMFMDGQLDAPRLIAAVMIAVSISSMMTTLGVIYPELNYLAKAAEGIERIQAERPLAYRDGNPRFTSFDVRFDDVRFGYADGKEVLHGVTFTAQPGTRTALVGPSGSGKTTVISLISRFWDASSGSVRVGGHEVRDIAPDALAEQVAVVFQDVYLLADTVANNIRVGKPDATQEEVEAAARAAHCHDFIEALPQGYDTLVGEGGSTLSGGEKQRISIARALIKNAPIVLLDESTSSLDADNEHEINRALDVLMADKTVIVIAHRLDTVERADQILVLDDGRVRERGTHDELLAQGGWYAHAIAEQEKARSWTA; encoded by the coding sequence ATGATAACGCTCATCAAAACCGTCCGAACCGTAGCGGGCGACAAAGCCAAGACCCTCGTGCTGCCCATCGCGCTTTCCTGCGCGGACTCGCTTTTGCACATGGGCATGTTCGCCGTCATGATCGCAGCCATCATCAACCTCGTCGCCGGCGCGTTCAACGCCGAGCTGCTTGCGTTCTACAGCGGCGCGCTCGTCGTGCTGTTCGTCGTGCGCGCCGCGCTGTACGTGACGAACTACGCCCAAACGCAGTTCCGGGGCGCGGACATCACCGCCGACCTGAGACTCTCGATCGGCAACCACCTGCGCAGGCTGAACCTGGGGTACTTCGACAAGAACAGCATCGGCCAGCTCGCATCGGTTCTCACCACCGACGTGAGCGACTTCGAGCAGACCATCACCACCTCGCTGGCGAGCTTCTTCAAGGTCGTCTGCTTCAGCGTGCTCGCATGCGCGTTCGCCTTCGCCATCAACTGGCTCTACGGGCTGATCATCCTCGCGATCGTCGTCGCCTCCCTGCCGCTTGCGCGCCTGGGCGGGCGCGCGGCAAGCAAGGGCGGCGTCCGCTATCGCGAAAGCGTCCACGCGGTCATATCCCGCATCATCGAGTACATCAACGGCATCAAGACGTTCAAGCTCTACAATCTCACCGGCCGGCGCTTCGAGCGGCTCGACCGCAGCTTCGCCGATTTGAAGCGCGAATCCATTCGCATGGAGCTGTCCATCATGCCGTTCTCGGTGCTGTTCTCCGTGGCCACCTCGCTCATCGTTCCGCTCGGGCTCGTGGCGGGCACGCTCATGTTCATGGACGGCCAGCTCGACGCGCCCCGCCTCATCGCGGCGGTCATGATCGCCGTATCCATCTCCAGCATGATGACCACGCTCGGCGTGATCTACCCCGAGCTGAACTACCTGGCCAAAGCGGCGGAGGGCATCGAGCGAATACAGGCCGAACGCCCCCTTGCGTACCGCGACGGCAACCCCCGTTTCACGAGCTTCGACGTGCGGTTCGACGATGTGCGGTTCGGATACGCCGACGGCAAGGAGGTGCTGCACGGGGTGACGTTCACGGCGCAGCCCGGGACGCGCACCGCGCTCGTCGGACCTTCGGGCAGCGGGAAGACCACCGTCATCAGCTTGATCTCGCGGTTCTGGGATGCGAGCAGCGGCAGCGTGCGCGTAGGCGGGCACGAGGTGCGCGATATCGCGCCCGACGCGCTGGCCGAGCAGGTGGCCGTCGTGTTCCAAGACGTGTACCTGCTCGCCGATACCGTGGCGAACAACATCCGCGTGGGCAAGCCGGATGCGACGCAGGAGGAAGTGGAAGCGGCCGCCCGCGCCGCGCACTGCCACGACTTCATCGAGGCGCTGCCGCAGGGCTACGACACCCTGGTGGGCGAAGGCGGTTCCACGCTTTCCGGCGGCGAGAAGCAGCGCATCTCCATCGCGCGAGCGCTCATCAAGAACGCTCCCATCGTGCTGTTGGACGAGTCGACCTCGAGCCTGGACGCCGACAACGAGCACGAGATCAACCGGGCGCTCGACGTGCTCATGGCGGACAAGACCGTCATCGTCATCGCCCACCGCCTGGACACCGTGGAGCGCGCCGATCAGATACTGGTGCTGGACGACGGTCGCGTACGCGAGCGGGGCACCCACGACGAGCTGCTCGCGCAGGGCGGCTGGTACGCCCACGCCATCGCCGAACAGGAAAAAGCCCGCAGCTGGACGGCATAA
- a CDS encoding ABC transporter ATP-binding protein: MHPEENARTQKRPEAEQPAKRRSGMAYLLHLAGRYRLHLALSALFSVMSALCSFVPFVMVYQVLLFLIEGNADAGAALQYGIIAAVAIVGKFAFAIASGACSHIGAFNTLYQVRAQISRHIAKVNLGFFDQTTSGALKKVIIEDVERIEKFLAHQIPDIVAAACTPAIMFCYLLTLNVPMALGMLVPVVLGVAVQLFAMAATGKQMPTYHRLLAKLNAAIMQFINGMPVMKAYRLDAKGYREYADAVTEYNEFWKQCTKSQGYSYGVFVAIVESGILFVLPLGGVLYLQGSLSAADYLFFMIMSMVFLSSLLNLLTFAMTFNQIMSGMERIQDIMDLPEASEGTLALDPAKPHAVAFDHVTFGYGAAETNALTDVSLDLPAGSLTAFVGPSGAGKTTAAQLIPKFWETRQGAVRIDGHALSELRTDNLMDLVSFVFQEAFMLDDTLYENIRLGRPNATREQVEAAARAAQIHDTIEGLPNGYDTLLGENGVKLSGGERQRVCIARAILKDAPIIVFDEATSFTDIENEHRIQLALSHLLTNKTCIMIAHRLHTIVHADQICVFDHGRLRERGTHDSLIKQDGAYARMWDAYTHRTEKKESLA; this comes from the coding sequence ATGCACCCGGAAGAGAACGCCCGCACCCAGAAACGCCCCGAAGCCGAGCAACCCGCCAAGCGGCGCTCCGGCATGGCCTACCTGCTCCACCTGGCAGGACGCTACCGCCTTCATCTGGCGCTGTCTGCGCTGTTCAGCGTGATGAGCGCCCTGTGCTCCTTCGTGCCGTTCGTCATGGTGTACCAGGTGCTGCTGTTCCTCATCGAGGGGAACGCCGACGCGGGCGCGGCGCTCCAGTACGGCATCATCGCCGCCGTGGCCATCGTGGGCAAGTTCGCGTTCGCCATCGCCTCGGGCGCGTGCTCGCACATCGGGGCCTTCAACACCCTGTACCAGGTGCGTGCGCAGATCAGCCGGCACATCGCGAAGGTCAACCTCGGGTTCTTCGATCAAACGACCTCGGGCGCTCTCAAAAAGGTGATCATCGAGGACGTCGAGCGCATCGAGAAGTTTCTCGCCCACCAGATCCCCGACATCGTCGCCGCCGCCTGCACGCCCGCCATCATGTTCTGCTACCTGCTCACCTTGAACGTGCCCATGGCTCTGGGCATGCTGGTCCCCGTGGTGCTGGGCGTTGCCGTGCAGCTGTTCGCCATGGCGGCCACCGGCAAGCAGATGCCCACGTACCACCGGCTGCTCGCCAAGCTCAATGCGGCCATCATGCAGTTCATCAACGGCATGCCCGTGATGAAGGCCTACCGTCTGGACGCGAAAGGCTACCGCGAGTACGCCGACGCCGTCACCGAGTACAACGAGTTCTGGAAGCAGTGCACCAAGAGCCAGGGCTACTCCTACGGCGTGTTCGTGGCCATCGTGGAAAGCGGCATCCTGTTCGTGCTGCCTTTGGGCGGCGTGCTGTACCTGCAGGGCTCCCTTTCGGCCGCCGACTACCTGTTCTTCATGATCATGAGCATGGTGTTCCTGTCCAGCCTCCTGAACCTGCTCACGTTCGCCATGACGTTCAACCAGATCATGAGCGGCATGGAGCGCATACAGGACATCATGGACCTGCCCGAGGCTTCCGAAGGCACGCTCGCGCTCGATCCGGCGAAACCGCACGCGGTGGCGTTCGATCACGTCACGTTCGGCTACGGCGCCGCCGAGACCAACGCGCTCACCGACGTCAGCCTCGATCTGCCCGCCGGCAGCCTGACCGCGTTCGTGGGCCCCTCGGGCGCCGGCAAGACGACCGCAGCCCAGCTCATCCCCAAGTTCTGGGAAACGCGCCAAGGCGCGGTGCGCATCGACGGGCATGCCCTGTCCGAACTGCGCACCGACAACCTCATGGATCTGGTGTCCTTCGTGTTCCAAGAAGCCTTCATGCTCGACGACACCCTGTACGAGAACATCAGGCTCGGCCGACCGAACGCCACGCGCGAGCAGGTGGAGGCCGCCGCGCGGGCCGCGCAGATCCACGACACGATCGAGGGCCTGCCGAACGGCTACGACACGTTGCTGGGAGAGAACGGCGTCAAGCTGTCCGGCGGCGAGCGGCAGCGCGTGTGCATCGCTCGCGCCATCTTGAAGGATGCGCCCATCATCGTGTTCGACGAAGCCACCAGCTTCACCGACATCGAGAACGAGCACCGGATCCAGCTTGCGCTCTCGCACCTGCTGACGAACAAGACCTGCATCATGATCGCCCACCGCCTGCACACCATCGTGCATGCGGACCAGATATGCGTGTTCGACCACGGCCGCCTGCGAGAACGAGGAACGCACGATTCCCTGATCAAGCAAGACGGCGCCTACGCCCGCATGTGGGACGCCTACACGCACCGCACGGAGAAGAAGGAGTCGCTGGCATGA
- a CDS encoding ABC transporter ATP-binding protein: MMPNHDPQAPAIELAHLTFAYEGSAPQLEDVNLTVQPGEVVVLTGPSGGGKSTLTRVVNGLVPSFYEGELTGTVRLFGREVDDIPSWERGLAAGNVFQDPRSQFFANEVAGEIAFGCENYGLDHELIVERVHGAASELDIAPLLEEKVRLLSYGMRQRVAIASAKAIDPPLYVMDEPSANLDHEATEQLGNLIRALKQQGKTVLLAEHRLYYLRGIADRIVYLANGRIADSFTPAELVALDPARIEALGLRSANLEGLTAPARKRTCAAPHVPPLLEVEGLRKSFGERIVADGVSFACRPGEIVAVVGPNATGKSTLGKLLAGLVKEDGGTVRVEGKKLASGRRRGRIWYIMQDLDSQLFGESVRDELLCGQKATPERTARADEVLDALGLGALADRHPATLSGGQKQRLALGVALMHDASVIVLDEPTSGLDGKSMRSVGRQIEKLAHEGRVILMITHDVECAVATCDRVLHLRDGRVAQDVPLRDAEELLAAMR, from the coding sequence ATGATGCCGAACCACGACCCGCAGGCGCCGGCCATCGAACTCGCGCACCTGACCTTCGCCTACGAAGGCTCCGCTCCCCAGCTCGAGGACGTGAACCTGACCGTCCAACCCGGCGAGGTGGTGGTGCTCACCGGGCCCTCGGGCGGAGGCAAGAGCACGCTGACCCGCGTGGTCAACGGCCTGGTGCCGTCCTTCTACGAAGGCGAGCTGACCGGGACGGTGCGCCTGTTCGGGCGCGAGGTCGACGACATCCCTTCGTGGGAACGCGGGCTCGCGGCGGGCAACGTGTTCCAAGACCCCCGCAGCCAGTTCTTCGCGAACGAGGTGGCGGGCGAGATCGCGTTCGGGTGCGAGAACTACGGGCTCGATCACGAGCTGATCGTCGAGCGCGTGCACGGGGCGGCAAGCGAGCTGGACATCGCCCCCTTGCTCGAGGAGAAGGTGCGCCTGCTGTCGTACGGCATGCGCCAGCGCGTGGCCATCGCCTCCGCGAAGGCCATCGACCCGCCCCTCTACGTCATGGACGAGCCCTCCGCCAACCTCGACCACGAGGCCACCGAGCAGCTCGGCAACCTGATACGCGCGCTCAAGCAGCAGGGAAAGACCGTGCTCCTGGCCGAGCATCGCCTGTACTATCTGCGCGGCATCGCCGACCGCATCGTCTACCTCGCCAACGGCCGCATCGCCGACTCGTTCACGCCTGCGGAACTCGTCGCCCTCGACCCCGCGCGCATCGAGGCCCTCGGGCTGCGCAGCGCGAACCTCGAGGGCCTGACCGCACCTGCCAGGAAACGGACCTGCGCGGCCCCGCACGTGCCGCCGCTGCTCGAAGTCGAGGGGCTGCGCAAGTCCTTCGGCGAGCGGATCGTGGCCGACGGTGTGAGCTTCGCCTGCCGCCCCGGCGAGATCGTCGCCGTGGTGGGCCCCAATGCCACCGGGAAGAGCACGCTGGGAAAGCTGCTCGCCGGCCTCGTGAAAGAGGACGGCGGCACCGTGCGCGTGGAGGGGAAGAAGCTCGCGTCCGGACGGCGCCGAGGACGCATATGGTACATCATGCAGGATCTGGACAGCCAGCTGTTCGGCGAAAGCGTGCGCGACGAGCTGCTGTGCGGGCAGAAGGCAACGCCCGAGCGGACGGCCCGCGCCGACGAGGTGCTCGATGCGCTGGGCCTGGGCGCGCTTGCCGACCGCCACCCGGCAACGCTTTCGGGAGGGCAGAAGCAGCGGCTCGCCCTGGGCGTCGCGCTCATGCACGACGCCTCCGTCATCGTGCTCGACGAGCCCACGAGCGGTTTGGACGGAAAGAGCATGCGCTCCGTCGGCAGGCAGATCGAGAAGCTCGCGCACGAGGGCCGCGTCATCCTCATGATCACGCACGACGTGGAGTGCGCGGTTGCCACGTGCGACCGCGTCCTGCACCTGCGCGACGGGCGGGTCGCGCAGGACGTCCCCCTCCGCGACGCCGAAGAGCTGCTCGCCGCCATGCGGTGA